One Misgurnus anguillicaudatus chromosome 5, ASM2758022v2, whole genome shotgun sequence genomic window, AATATGGACCGATTTGATCAACGTTTCtacaaatgcttttattttattgaatGTACTTGCATGCCATGCATGAAGGGAAAGTGCAAAGTTGAATTATTGTGCATGGTTGCATGGGAGAAATATCCCATTTAATGTGTTCATACTTTTGAGGGCATTAAGAATTTTCCAAAAACGGATTAAGTTTAGAAATGTCCTCGTGTTAGAATGAGCTAAAGATACTTTAGGTTAAATAATTTTCTGAAAGTGGATTTTTCCTCTTTATATTGCTCATATAAATGTAACATAGTCACTGATGATGTCAGAAGAATAAATAATGCTTTCTGTCACTAATTcgatttgtttttttaagactGTTTAATCTGTATTCCAGAGTTTGTCAACACCAACCGTATGTGAATatgcatgtttttatttcttgGTCTGTATGTTTATGTGTCAGTGTAAACTTCACTAATATGTTTTAGTTTTCTGTGGTATGTTTACTGTGTGTACCGTGTACACTTGGTGTGTGTTTGTATCACATGGTGTTGTGCGCCTTCAAATCATCATTTTTTGGTGTTTATTGTTATCATTGTTTATGGTGTTTAATGTTGGTtgcatgtatttatttttctttaagtgATTCATGTATTTTAAACACCTGCTATTGAACTGGCAACAGTGAAAGTTGTAATTCCGTTATTGAAATTCACAGAGTCTTATTTTTTATGCACACCAATCATGCCTTTCTGCTCTTAAAAGCTAATGAGAGTTTTGCCTAACAGGtcttatatataaataatcagTGCAAATATCAATAAAGTGTGCATTGTAAATAATTCACTATATTCAATTAAAGGCAGACGGGGGCTAAGGCTGCTTTGACAGACCACATTCCAAAATTGTGGTTGTGTGGTGACGTTCCATTATATTGGAACGGTTTGTGTTTCGTCTTGTGCTAGTTTGACTGTATCATCTTCGGGTTTCTTGCCAATTTTGACTTGTAATTACAACTTGGATTTCAATAATTCCAACTTGGCATCATTCTATAGCGGTCTATAGAATGGCTGTggaagttttatttaaaggcCCACTGCACTCGAGGCCTTAATCGATGTGAACGTTCAGTTCTTTCTGGTCAGCCAGCTTGAAAGAGTGGAAGTGAATCAAAAGAGGGACTAAACATTTCTCCACCTCTTTGTTCCTTTTTGATCCCTCCATTTTCTTCCCTTTGACATCTCCTACCCTGCACCCTTGATGTATAGATCCGGGTGGTGAAAGCTTTCCGTAGTTCCCTCTACGATGGCATCGAGAGGCAGGACTCGCGCAACTCCATTCACGATTTCCAGGCGCACCCAGAATTCATCATCACGGACTCCGTCCACAACATCCCCCTGATCGACGAGACCGATGTGGACGACGCATCGGAGCGCTCCAATCATAACCACGTGCGCGTGGCCCTCCGTCATCCCTCTCCTAACTCGCAAGCTCAGACGCCTCAGAGACCACCACGATCCCGTTACCCGGCTCGCCCGCTGAGACAGCAGAGTTTGCCCGTCACACTCAACTGCAACAACAATGCCGCAGAAAGTCACGTCTATCTCAGCATAAACGACAACGGGGTGCCGTACGTTTCTCCTTGTCCTGCCAGTCCTCTGCATAGCTTGGAGACGTGCTTGTAAAggtcaaagttcataaaactgGGACTGTGTACCGATTCATTGTACAGTAGTATGGACGAACAAGTGTGAGGACTGGCGGAGAAACGGTTAGGAGGTTTCTGTACCTAATCTTCGTTCCTGTATCTATCACAGATTCACAGCTTCAAAATATTTTGGTGGTTATTTTACAGTATCTTGTGTGACCCAAAGACAATCCCTCTCTGCATGAAAGAGACAGATCATGTTCTCATATGTTGCACTTGAAGAAATGTTGGATATACAGTAGGCGTGGACTCTTGACTAAAGATTTCAAAGACTTTAACCTTAATGAAAGTGTACaaatgaataagaaaaaaatgtttatttgggGATATCTACATTCGCCTTTTAATTAACAACATTGTTCCAATTATTATAGTGGTTATATTTCTGCTAACATTACAATAATTAATATTACAATTAATATACACCAGTTATTATACTTCATGGTTTAGCTTTATATAACTATGTTTGTATGTATGACGTAagtctgtatgtatgtgtatttgtttgtttgctgtTGTTAAAATCCGTGTCTATGTTCTCATTGATTCCACGTGCCCCTTTCTCTGTTTTCTGTGTTAGAGTGTGATCTGTATGtccaattaaaaaaaagaaatgaagttaaaaaacatatatcagcaacataaataaaataaaataatcattGGAGACAAAATCTTACAATACTGTCTGGAAATTATAGAGCAAATAGGCAATTTGCATATGTCTTTTTCTCACTCCACTAAAAGAGTAGTTATATTGTATGGTACTAAAACTATTTGTCAAACACATTTACTGGATAAAATATTGTTTAATGTTGTTTGTGCTTAATCACAAGCTGTCCCTTCTATCGTCCTTTCTTTGAAGCAGATGAGAAAATTAAGGAAATGGCGATTGTAAACTAATGATAAAACAATAGATTagtcacgagctgccactgcacattatgcaaaatccacttttacaaggcaTTTGGACATAAATAagatgtgtgaacacaacccaCCTACAATGAAAATATTCCACCCACTTCTTTTATAATCCCCGTTAAACTAGAGCAGTCTCATTATATATGCTGTTTTGACGttattaatgtgatgtcacactaacaGGGCCCCACCTACGACAACTGACTGACTGGGTTATTTTCTCCAAACGTTTTCCTAAATATGTTTGTTAACTCCAGGCTGTattcagatctattttaactataagcagtagctcatttggtTGATTCTCGTGAAactagacttatgaggtgtcatgaaacattttgaaaaaaagtaaatgcaaagtaagagtatcagaATAAAAAGCAAACAGTTACAAACAAATAGTActcttcacgtactattttgcacatgatttcaaatgagatcatacaaaccaatttagttttttccacatttaaggggaaaattttcattaccgcaacgtgtccatgactggatttggtactttgacatggaaatatttataattaaaaaatctaaaaaatgaaaagcttcagtgcatgttatactataaacatttacagtaaagaaacatgtggtatttggtaatcattggtaaatgtagagaaaataataaggaatataaatgtgtccaagaccaattttctcatcctctgcaacaattttcaatcattgtttaagccctcaataaACTAAAattttcaacaacaacaaaaaaattgttggaagggacataattgactgtgacattcaagatggctaccaggtaagcaattcttattttttctctcccgataaaagtttaaattttgtttgtcatagtagacaactttttagttctcattaccgaaacatgagtttgtaaatgcatatatttcatgtaatattatgttgtggtaatgataatttttgataatgataatctaaaaactgtaaataattatatttgttttaaatcctGACCTTAAAATCCTGACCTTaaattcagaccttaatcttatatgtgcaaaaaaaaatggcttcaagggcttgttaaaaaatctgatgctggacaccttctaagtctggatttcgtgagaatcacccatttacatTAAAAGGTACACACATAAAAATTGCACTTTTTCCtgcccaaataggggcattttgtacatgtgacaaaaaatcggtcgggtattttgagctgaaactttacaaacacattctatgcacacctgagacttatattaaatcttgtaaaaatgggcataatattgGCCCTTTAACAATAAACATTTCTTTAGAGTTCTTTAAACATTTAGTATGACCAAGTTTTTGCATCTTGTGCTTTAatggagaaatatatatatatatattatataggcAAGGAATGTGTGTATTAAGTCTGTTTTATTCATATGATTCCTTTTATACTTTGatgcaaaatgttttttcatcaaTATGTCTTTATTGcattcattttttcagtgtCTGCACATTTTCAGTGCTGTCTATTGAAGCAAAAGACTAAATGACTCTCAAGTAGGGGAATTTTACATTATTGCACACAAACATTATCTCTAATGTAGACTTCAAAAAGCAGACAAACCCTGTTTAAACTACTGTAACATTTTCCATCCAATGTAAGTTAAGGGGAAAAAATCGTCCACATTTTTAGCTGTCACAGAATAAGAGGGACCTCTGCATAAGTTATGtaaataaaagtaagtaaaaCTCGATAGTACTTTTATTTCTTTCAACGACCGTTTCTTTATAGTTTTCTGCGTTCATAGaagtatttataaaatattgagTATAACCATTGTacttttaatttcaattttagACTTTCATTTTcatggacttttattttgacatcgtACCGGTTTTCAGGAAGTACGCGCTTGAAGTAACTGCTgtaaatattaatgttttttagaGACATGAATCAACTGTAAGATACTTTTGACTCTCAGGTGAATAATTTCAAGCACATGACCAcacttgtattttattttatttatgtttcgAGTTGTTACCGTTAGCTGCGTGACGTTGACGTTCTTTCGAAACAGAAAGTTACCAATCTAAGCCGTATATTAACTTGCTGCAGTTCTTTGATTGTACCGATGTAACAAGTTAAGCATACACGTTTGTAATCCTACAGGTTTAAACCCTCTGCCGGTGACTCAAACAATATGGTGGAAAATATGGAGAACATTGAGGTTTACATCCCCAAGGGGGCGTGTGTCAAAATCATCCCATTTAAATCCCTATCCACCTCGATGGCCAGGAAGATCAGTGTCCATCTACCTCAGAAACGATCTGAAACGTCCGAGAAACAGCCTGTGACGTACATCTCTCCGGTGGAGCTGCGGGAAAAAGCTGCCAGTAGTGAAATGGTTGCACTGGACCAGAGGTCATCAATGACCAAAATCACACCAGGCCAGTGTTGGTTACCTGTTGTGAGTTCCAGTGTCGAGGCATATAaggttttaaaaagcattttaacaGCACATAAGCCTCGGATACAGTTATCAGGGCCGGAGACTGAAGCTGACAGCAGGCCATCTTCTTTGCAAAAGAATTCATTCATTGTATTTAACAATCAGATCTTCCTTTTTGTAAAGAAGTCACGTGGCAAGCCAGTGAGATCTCAAAACTCTCTGCCATCTCAAAGTGCATCTACTGTTTCTACAAGCCAACAAAACCAGCAAAATTCACCACCTAGctgtcagacacagtcgatagaAGACAGTTTGCCAAGACCACAACAAAGATTGGTAAGAGATTATGACTTCATCATTTTATTAGGCAGTTGTTTTTATATCATCAAATTTGTTTCCAGATCAGGTTGGTTTCATCCCTAACAACTACTTTACAATTTGACCTCATTGGTTATTTGCATTTATCAATGAAAATTCAGGTCATTTGCTGGTGTTTACTGGATGTCTGATAGTTGCATCTTTTTTTTCCAGGATTTGTCTGTAACCAGAGAGTCTGGCATCAATGCGCAAACAAAATCATCTTTGTTGCAGAAAGACACGGCTGAGCAGCGTTTTACAAGTAGTGAATGCCAAAAGGTCAGAATCaagacccagtctgtaaaaccttttattttgtgatttaACGTTTTCTTCatgaaatcatcctacataatgtaaacaacactgtgtgaaaatataaccttgatatctttaatattgacttagTGAGGTCATGTAAAAATTGATATCAgtgtaaaatcaaactttgatgctcctaaactCATTATTAGAtcatgcagggttcccacgggtcagtgaaattcttgaaagtttgtgaatctgggggtgGTTCAAGCcaaggccctggaaagttttgaaaatatacatacatagattcaagcactttccatgacctgtatctattttatgcaagaagttttctggaaaaaaaatccatattattccctgtg contains:
- the LOC129413712 gene encoding uncharacterized protein, which produces MVENMENIEVYIPKGACVKIIPFKSLSTSMARKISVHLPQKRSETSEKQPVTYISPVELREKAASSEMVALDQRSSMTKITPGQCWLPVVSSSVEAYKVLKSILTAHKPRIQLSGPETEADSRPSSLQKNSFIVFNNQIFLFVKKSRGKPVRSQNSLPSQSASTVSTSQQNQQNSPPSCQTQSIEDSLPRPQQRLDLSVTRESGINAQTKSSLLQKDTAEQRFTSSECQKASGTTSGSANSPPKSPEDPELIQKDLQTSNSEPHQSQSTTLASSEVSEEPKTAGGSGETDEHLETAGFLPKVESCLTFDFQLLAKEEKISNLRARLRQKEAALSVLNSRDPV